The Procambarus clarkii isolate CNS0578487 chromosome 76, FALCON_Pclarkii_2.0, whole genome shotgun sequence genome includes a window with the following:
- the LOC123771566 gene encoding transcription factor SPT20 homolog: MNQRRYDHNVQDTKINRQSGYRQFFQQVFGRVKNRTTEGSEGRRERENDAQERYNTTNDAQERYNTTNDAQERYNTTNDAQERYNTTNDAQERYNTTNDAQERYNTTNDAQERYNTTNDAQERYNATNDAQERYNATNDAQERYNTTNDAQERYNTHQRRTRALQHYQRRTRALQHYQRRTRALQHYQRRTRALQHYQRRTRALQHYQRRTRALQHYQRRTRALQHYQRRTRALQHYQRRTRALQHYQRRTRALQHYQRRTRALQHYQRRTRALQRHQRRTRALQRHQRRTRALQHHQRRTRALQHPPTTHKSATTPTNDAQERYNTTNDAQERYNTTNDAQERYNTTNDAQERYNTTNDAQERYNTTNDAQERYNTTNDAQERYNTTNDAQERYNTTNDAQERYNTTNDAQERYNTTNDAQERYNTTNDAQERYNTTNDAQEPTGLLACISSA; the protein is encoded by the exons ATGAaccagaggagatatgatcacaacgtacaagatactaagaTAAATAGACAAAGCGGATACAGACAGTTTTTCCAGCAAG TTTTTGGCCGAGTCAAAAACCGAACCACTGAAGGTTCGGAAGGTCgacgagagagagaaaacgaCGCACAAGAGCGCTACAACACTACCAACGACGCACAAGAGCGCTACAACACTACCAACGACGCACAAGAGCGCTACAACACTACCAACGACGCACAAGAGCGCTACAACACTACCAACGACGCACAAGAGCGCTACAACACTACCAACGACGCACAAGAGCGCTACAACACTACCAACGACGCACAAGAGCGCTACAACACTACCAACGACGCACAAGAGCGCTACAACGCCACCAACGACGCACAAGAGCGCTACAACGCCACCAACGACGCACAAGAGCGCTACAACACCACCAACGACGCACAAGAGcgctacaacacccaccaacgaCGCACAAGAGCGCTACAACACTACCAACGACGCACAAGAGCGCTACAACACTACCAACGACGCACAAGAGCGCTACAACACTACCAACGACGCACAAGAGCGCTACAACACTACCAACGACGCACAAGAGCGCTACAACACTACCAACGACGCACAAGAGCGCTACAACACTACCAACGACGCACAAGAGCGCTACAACACTACCAACGACGCACAAGAGCGCTACAACACTACCAACGACGCACAAGAGCGCTACAACACTACCAACGACGCACAAGAGCGCTACAACACTACCAACGACGCACAAGAGCGCTACAACACTACCAACGACGCACAAGAGCGCTACAACGCCACCAACGACGCACAAGAGCGCTACAACGCCACCAACGACGCACAAGAGCGCTACAACACCACCAACGACGCACAAGAGcgctacaacacccaccaacgaCGCACAAGAGcgctacaacacccaccaacgaCGCACAAGAGCGCTACAACACTACCAACGACGCACAAGAGCGCTACAACACCACCAACGACGCACAAGAGCGCTACAACACTACCAACGACGCACAAGAGCGCTACAACACTACCAACGACGCACAAGAGCGCTACAACACTACCAACGACGCACAAGAGCGCTACAACACTACCAACGACGCACAAGAGCGCTACAACACCACCAACGACGCACAAGAGCGCTACAACACCACCAACGACGCACAAGAGCGCTACAACACCACCAACGACGCACAAGAGCGCTACAACACCACCAACGACGCACAAGAGCGCTACAACACCACCAACGACGCACAAGAGCGCTACAACACCACAAACGACGCACAAGAGCCGACCGGACTGCTAGCGTGCATAAGCTCAGCCTAG